A region from the Bactrocera dorsalis isolate Fly_Bdor chromosome 1, ASM2337382v1, whole genome shotgun sequence genome encodes:
- the LOC125780342 gene encoding piggyBac transposable element-derived protein 4-like, whose translation MSGSKIYIDEEIEKFLAMSDDENGLDDELGHASSSEERTDDELDNSELESDAEIEENESLGDASSSEESTDLDEDNIPLHLLRAKSNIINFNKSILRGKNKHKWSTKKGKSYRYGLNVVHKARGPTHHCKNITDPLKCFQMFITPEIVEEIVQWTNIEIANRQSILLATADEAQRKVTCSNEISALIGLLVLTAVKEDQHLSADELFDRSYGRITYISIMTKARFKFLMSCLRFDDKSARLQIVEDKFAPIRKIWEMFIQKCRENYTPGEYLTIDEQLLAFRGKCSFRMYIPNKPAKYGLKMVMICDSGTKYMVDAMPYLGKGSNKTTFPLGEYYVKELTKTVHGSNRNVTMDNWFSSIPLAKSLLCEPYKLTMVGTLRSNKREIPSEMKNVKGRKCNTSMFCYDNELTLLSYKPKPSKVIYLLSSCNEEGAVNPKSNKPYMIEFYNKMKGGVDTFDQMCSVMSCSRKTNRWPMCQFFGILNMAFINSYVIYSHNAFQINKKPLSRSAFMKKLHSALIQSNLTNRLEVPALSTSLRSNIESCVSFDENATDTNRQKNVTKKRKICAICPPAKRRMTKSFCAKCKKSLCGEHKIELCASCTK comes from the coding sequence ATGAGTGGCagcaaaatttatattgacgaagaaattgaaaaatttcttgcAATGAGCGACGACGAGAATGGATTAGACGATGAGTTAGGGCATGCAAGTTCTTCAGAAGAAAGAACTGACGATGAGTTAGACAACAGCGAACTAGAATCTGATGCAGAAATCGAAGAAAACGAAAGCTTAGGGGATGCAAGTTCTTCAGAAGAATCAACTGACCTAGATGAAGATAACATACCTTTACATTTATTGAGAGCCAAgtcaaatataattaattttaataaatctattttacGGGGCAAAAATAAACATAAGTGGTCAACAAAAAAGGGAAAATCTTATCGTTATGGTCTAAATGTAGTACATAAAGCTCGAGGACCAACACACCACTGCAAAAATATAACAGACCCACTGAAATGCTTCCAAATGTTCATTACACCAGAGATCgtggaagaaattgttcaatggACAAACATTGAAATTGCTAATCGGCAGTCCATCTTACTTGCAACTGCAGATGAAGCTCAAAGAAAAGTAACttgttcaaatgaaatttcTGCCTTAATTGGACTCTTGGTACTAACAGCAGTCAAGGAAGATCAGCACCTGTCTGCAGATGAATTGTTTGACAGATCTTATGGTAGAATAACATATATTTCGATAATGACAAAAGCAAGGTTCAAATTTCTTATGTCGTGTCTTCGATTCGACGATAAATCTGCACGCCTTCAAATAGTTGAAGACAAATTTGCCCCCATTAGAAAAATTTGGGAGATGTTCATTCAAAAGTGCCGGGAAAATTATACGCCTGGAGAATACCTTACGATTGACGAGCAACTACTGGCGTTCAGGGGAAAATGTAGCTTCCGGATGTACATTCCAAACAAGCCAGCAAAATATGGACTCAAAATGGTGATGATATGTGATAGCGGTACAAAGTACATGGTTGATGCTATGCCGTATTTGGGAAAAGGATCAAACAAAACAACCTTTCCACTTGGTGAGTACTACGTAAAAGAGTTGACTAAAACTGTACATGGTTCAAATAGAAACGTTACAATGGACAACTGGTTTAGTTCGATTCCTCTTGCTAAATCACTGTTATGCGAACCATATAAGCTAACAATGGTTGGAACTCTACGTTCTAATAAGCGAGAAATTCcgagtgaaatgaaaaatgtaaaaggtCGTAAGTGTAATACGTCAATGTTTTGCTATGATAATGAGCTGACGCTTCTATCATATAAGCCGAAGCCGAGTAaggtaatatatttattatcatccTGTAATGAGGAAGGAGCAGTAAACCCCAAATCAAATAAACCCTACATGATcgaattttacaacaaaatgaaAGGAGGCGTTGATACCTTTGACCAAATGTGTAGTGTCATGAGCTGTTCACGCAAAACCAACCGATGGCCAATGTGTCAATTTTTTGGTATATTGAATATGGCTTTTATTAACAGCTACGTTATTTATTCACACAAcgcatttcaaataaataaaaaacctcTCAGTCGTTctgcttttatgaaaaaattacattctGCCCTTATTCAAAGTAATTTGACAAACAGACTTGAAGTACCAGCATTGTCTACGTCGTTGCGATCAAATATTGAAAGTTGTGTTTCTTTTGATGAAAATGCCACAGATACTAACCgccaaaaaaatgtaacaaaaaagagaaagatTTGCGCAATTTGTCCGCCTGCTAAGAGACGGATGACGAAATCATTTTgtgcaaaatgtaaaaaaagtctTTGTGGGGAGCATAAAATAGAACTTTGTGCCTCTTGTACAAAATGA